A part of Cervus elaphus chromosome 11, mCerEla1.1, whole genome shotgun sequence genomic DNA contains:
- the PDCL gene encoding phosducin-like protein, whose protein sequence is MTTLDDKLLGEKLQYYYSSSEEEDSDHEDKDGGRGALAGGSTPADADLAGEGISVNTGPKGVINDWRRFKQLETEQREEQCREMERLIKKLSLSCRSHLDEEEEQQKQKDLQEKISGKMTLKDLAVMNEDQDDEEFLQQYRKQRMEEMRQQLYQGPQFKQVFEIPSGEGFLDMIDREQRSTLIMVHIYEDGIPGTEAMNGCMLCLAAEYPAVKFCRVRSSVIGASSRFTRNALPALLIYKGGELIGNFVRVTDQLGEDFFAVDLEAFLQEFGLLPEKEVLLLTSVRNSATCHSEDSDLEID, encoded by the exons ATGACGACCCTGGATGATAAGTTGCTGGGGGAGAAGCTGCAGTACTATTATAGCAGCAGTGAGGAGGAGGACAGCGACCACGAGGACAAGGACGGAGGCAGAGGTGCCCTGGCTGGCGGTTCCACGCCCGCAGACGCGGACTTGGCAGGCGAAGGCATCTCAGTTAACACAG GTCCAAAAGGCGTGATCAATGACTGGCGCCGCTTCAAACAGCTGGAGACAGAGCAGCGGGAGGAGCAGTGCCGGGAGATGGAGAGGCTGATCAAGAAGCTGTCCCTGAGCTGCAGGTCCCATCTGGACGAAGAGGAGGAGCAGCAGAAGCAGAAGGACCTCCAGGAGAAGATCAGTGGGAAG ATGACTCTGAAGGACTTGGCCGTGATGAACGAGGACCAGGACGATGAGGAGTTCCTGCAGCAGTACCGGAAGCAGAGGATGGAAGAGATGCGGCAGCAGCTCTACCAGGGGCCCCAGTTCAAGCAGGTTTTTGAGATCCCCAGCGGAGAAGGGTTCCTGGACATGATCGACAGGGAGCAGAGGAGCACCCTCATCATGGTCCACATTTACGAGGACGGCATCCCGGGGACCGAAGCCATGAACGGTTGCATGCTCTGCCTGGCGGCAGAGTACCCGGCTGTCAAGTTCTGCCGGGTGAGGAGCTCGGTGATCGGGGCCAGCAGCCGCTTCACCAGGAAtgccctccctgccctgctcaTCTACAAGGGGGGCGAACTGATTGGCAACTTTGTCCGTGTCACTGACCAGCTGGGGGAAGATTTTTTTGCTGTGGACCTTGAGGCTTTCCTCCAGGAGTTTGGATTGCTCCCGGAAAAGGAAGTTTTGTTGCTAACCTCTGTGCGTAACTCTGCCACCTGCCACAGTGAGGACAGTGATTTAGAAATTGATTGA